The DNA segment TTTGATAAAAAGTCTCCTGAAAATCTAAAATGTTCCCGTAAGAATGTTTACTATTCTCTTTGTAAGACACTTCGTTTGAAAAAATATTTGGGCGATTTCAAATCGGAAGCTAAATCGCACGAAAGAGAATACCTGAATTTAAACCGAACTCTGGCCCCATTTCTGGAAGATCCGGAATTGAAATACATTCCCTTTTTGAGTAATTTTATTTTTAATATATCGGATCAGCTCGCTGAGTTGGGTCTTTCCAGAGAAGCGGTTCATTTTCAGAAAATACTGATCATTTCAGAAAACCTGAGCGGAAGATTTATCGGTTTTTCGTATGAGAAACTCGCGTATTACTATTTGATCGGGGGAGATTTGATTTCCGCTGAAAAAGTTTTGGATTACATTCTAAAATACCAACCCGATATCAAAACTTCCTATAAGAATAATCTTTATCTTAAGTTGGGAACCATTGCCTATTTAAATCAAGAATATAAGAAATCTCTGGATTACTATCTCAATCTTGATTTTTTGGAGTGGTCTTCCTCCATTCTCAATCCGTTTTTAGGGGAGCCGATTTCGATCAACAGCGCGCGGGATTTGATTTCGATGGCGATTTGGAGATCGAAGAGTTCCTTTAAGGCGGTGGACGCGCTTAAATCCGTTTCGACTCCGAAAAATCTTACCGAAGACGATTTGTTTACTCGTTTGAGAATCATTCAGATTCTCATGAACGACGAACCCGATGTCGCCGGAAAGATGGCGACCGAGATCACGTTTCTTGCGCAGAGTAAGGGTTGGAAGAGAGTGGAATATTCCTCCACTTTATTAAACGGTTTTATTCATTATAAAAAAAACGATCTCAGAAAGGCGATCATCGAATTTACAAAGGCCTATGGAATTCTCAAAAATGCGGACCCGGTTTATACGGAAGAATGGATTCGTCTCACCGGTTTATTTTATTCTCATAAAGAATCCAGATCTTTGAAAACGGTGAAGGGCGCTTTGGACCAAGCGGCGGCCATTACGATTTATAGAAGACCGGATGATATGCTTTTTCAGTTAAAAAATTATCTGCCAGTCGTGTATGGAATGCGTGAGTTTACGGACGCTGCGATCGACTATTATATTCTTCACGGACATACCACGGAGCTCTTGGGTTTTTTATCCCGTCTGGAACAGAACGAGGTTTTGGGAAACACCGCATATCCGAATACTCTGGTTTCGATCATGGATACGAGCAGAAGGATCGCTTCGTTTAGAGGATTTTTTCCGGGAGTCAAAGAACATTTGAATTCGAGTAAATCCGAAATTCGAAAAGCGGAAGTAGCCCGTTTGATCGAAGAGTTGGATCCGTTTCGAAATCAAGAAATCAAAAAATCTCATATTCCCGTTTTGAGCGTTTTTGTAAGAGAAAAAAGAACGTATATTTTTTGGAAACCGGGAGATTCTCAGGAATTGGAATTGAAAGAGATTCCTTCCGAGTCCGCTTCTTCATTTACCGTGCAAACTGTTTTGAAGTCGTTGATCGTATCCTCCTCGAAAAAAGAAAGTATGCAAATCTATCTGAACGTTTCCGGCATGGAATCTTTTGATTATCTCAGAAAGGAATTTCCGGATATCGATTTTCGATTGTTTACGCGATTTAGTCGAAAGGATGAGAACACAACAAAGGCGGAACGCATTTATATCTCCGATTGCAAAAGTATCGAGAATGCGGCAAAACCCAATTTTGAAAAAATCGGTTCCGCATATTTCGAAGGAAATAAACTTCTTTCGGGCGATCATTCGATGATGGTTTGGAATTTGAAAGTCGGCGATAATTCGCCAGGAAATTTAAACGAATACTATTGGAGTTGTGGAGAAGATCAGATTCGTTTTTCAAGATTACATAGGCGTTACGATTTTAGAAACACTCCGCAAAGATTGGTTTTTACAAGAGATTCTTTGAGCGGGAACGGGTGGAAGGGGCGGTCCGAGGATTTTTTAGATTGGGTTTCCTTTTGGATCAATTCGGGAGTCAATCGAATGTATTATATCAAATCAGTGGATTTGAATTCAGAATCGGACATAAATCTTTTGGAAAAACTTTCTCAAGAAACGAACGAACCCGAATCCACATTTCGGGGAATTCGAATTCGAAAACATATCGAATGAATGATTCTTTGTTTTTTCCAAACGTTGATTCGATAAAATCTACGGTTTTTTTTCTTTTAAACGATCGACATTTTTGCCTAATTTAAAGACCCTATCCTGTAAACTCACATGGACCCCGAAGGTAGTCAGTTCTACATTCCAACATTTTCAACTTTCCGCTCCTTTTTGATCCAAACACGGTCCAATCAAAAATCGCGTAACCTAAAATCTGTCTCAATCTCTACTTTCCCACAATGGAACTAATCGGCTTTTTAATCATCATTCTACTGATTTTCGCCAACGGCTTTTTCGTATCTGCTGAATTTGCTTTGGTTTCGATTCGTCCGTCCCGTTTGGAAGAACTGATCAAAGAAAACAAACCTCTCGCTCTCATTACGAAAAGAGCCGCGCAAAAACTGAACGATATGCTGTCTGTATGTCAGGTCGGAATTACGGTCGCCAGTCTTTTGTTAGGTTGGGTGGGCGAAGGTTATGTTTCGCGCTGGTTGAACATTCTTCTGGATGCCCTCGGGTATTCTACGAGCGAGGCCACGGTTCACGGTTTGGCGATTACGGTTTCGTTTACGATCATCACTTTTTTGCATATTCTTCTGGGAGAACTGCTTCCGAAAACGATCGCGATTCAGAATACAGAGACGATCGCGCTTTTTATCAGCATTCCTTTATTCTTTTTTTATTATATATTTTATCCGATCACTTTTTTCTTAAACGCTCTTACTTCTTTTTTGCTCAGATTGATGGGGATTCAGGAGAATAAGAGTAGAATGATGCATTCTCCCGAGGAGTTGATGATCATCATCGAAGAGCAGAATAAGCAAGGGAAAATCGATCAGGAAGAATTTCAGATCATCCAGAATACGTTTCAGTTTTCCGAACATCAGGCGAAGGACGTGATGACTCACCGCTTGAGCATTATCGGTATTCCTCACGATACGACGATGGATGCGCTGATCTCGATCATTGCGGAACATCATTTTTCGAGATACCCGATTTACGAAGGAAATACAGACAAGATTATCGGAATCATTCACGTTCAGACGTATCTTACTTGGCTTTCCAATTCCAAAAGGGGAAGAAAAGAAAAAGTAACCGCTATCATGCAGCCTCCGATTTTTGTTCCCGAAGGACTTTCGATCGAGAAGGTGATGCAAAAATTGAGGGAAAACAAACAACATATGGCGATCGTCATCGACGAATACGGTGGCGTTTCCGGGTTGTTGACTCTCGAGGATATTATTGAAGAAATTTTCGGTCAGATCCGGGACGAAACCGATGATCACGAAACCGATCCTTTTCCTGCACAACATTCCGATAGTTTTACGATCGACGGAGAAGCCGAGCTAGACGATCTTAAGGAAATTCTGATCGGTGTCGAGAACGAAGAGATCAGCGACATCAGAACGATCGCAGGTTTTATCTTAGGAAGATTAGAAGATATGCCGGAAGAAGGTTCTACGATTTCCTTGCAATCCGGAACTCTGACGGTGGAAAAAATGGAAGGAAATAAAATTCTATTAGTGCGGTTTACAAGAGGCAGTTTGAGCAATAAAGCTCAGTCTAAAAAATAACGACGGAACCATTCTATGTCTAACCTTGGAAAAGAGATACTCATTGCAGTTTCCGGAAGTATCGCCGCTTATAAAACGTGTGAGCTGGTTAGGAATTTAACCAAAGAAGGTTTTCCTGTTACGGTCATCATGACACAACACGCAACTGAGTTTATCGGTCCGATCACATTCGAGGCGCTTACCGGTAAAAAAGTCAGAATCAACGAGTATGAAGAAGGGATGGCGCATATCGACGCAAAAAATTCCGCCTCAGTGTTTGCGATCGTTCCCGCTACGGCTAATCTTATCGGTAAGATGGCGAACGGAATTGCGGACGATCTTGTGACTTCTACATATCTGGCCGCAAGTTGCCCGATCATTGTCGCTCCTGCGATGAATCCGTTTATGTATGCTCAACCCGCAGTTCAGAGAAATTTAAAACGTTTGTCGGATGACGGCATAATTTTAGCGGATCCATCCGAGGGTGTTGTAGTCTGCGGTGACGAGGGTTATGGGAAGTTAGCCGAAATCTCCGTTATTCAGAAGTTGATTTTGGATGCGTATAAAAGAAATTCTTAAATTAGAGAAGTATTAGAGTGGGATTTTCGAAAGCCATAATTACCTCAGGTCCTACGAGAGAATGGATTGATCCGGTTCGATACATATCGAACGCTTCTTCCGGAAAGATGGGCTTTCATATAGCCGAGGAGGTCGGGAAATGGATTTCCAATGTCATTTATATCCACGGCTTAGTTTTGGAAGAATATAAAAATCCTTTGAAGGCAAGTAGAGTTTTTGTTGAAACAACTTCTGAGATGTGTGACGCTCTTTTGTCCGAAATCGAGGATGATACTCTGCTGATTATGGCTGCTGCTCCGGCGGACTTCCGACCAGTGGAGAGCAAGGACTCCAAGATCAAAAAAGAGGACGGGACCGAAACCCTGATCTTGGAACTTGTCAAAAATCCGGACATACTCAAAACGGTAAGTTCTAAGATTTCTAAGGATGGAATCGGAGGGTGCTGTTTAGTGGGTTTTGCCGCTGAGACCAATTCTTTGGAAGAATATGCACTTGGTAAACTCAAGAGTAAAAATTTGGATTACATCGTCGGAAACTATGTCGGGAAGAATGAGCAAGGTTTTGGAGAAGGGGATACGAGCGTGATCGTCTATTCCTCTGTCGGAAAAGCTGCGGAGATTGGGCCTTTTTCTAAAGAAGTGATTTCAGAAAAGATTGTGGAGTTTCTGAAAAAGGAAACTTCTAAGAAGGTTTTGAAGTCTTAAAGGTCGGAACAACGGCCCAAAAGGAAAATTCTGGCAGGTCCCAGAGGATCGAATCTACACTAAACCGACTAATTTTTCTTGATCCTGGGCTAAAAGAATCACAGATTCACAATAGGTTTCCCAATCGGTGCGACCGGATGCAAAATCTAGGTAGATGGATTCAAGTAAGAGAAAAAACATAAGTTACCTCTTTTTAATAAGATCGAATCAAACCTGGAATTTCCTTGAGTTCTTTTTCTTGCAGAACAGAATAGGGAAGTTCTTTTGAGTATTATAAGAATATGTCCCTATCACTTTCCGAGTCCCAGATTCGGAATCTCAAGCAAGCTTTAGAATCTTCCCGAATACCTTTTAGGTCGGAAGTCCGGCTTTCCATTCACTCTTCTTTTAAAATTGGGGGAATTTGTCCAGTTGTCGTAGAACCGGAGAGTTCAGAGCAGATACTGGAAGCTCTTTTCATCTTTCGTAAACTCGAAATTTCTTGGAAGATTTTAGGGGGAGGGTCGAATCTTTTGATCTCCGATCATCCGGATAATTTTGTTACACTTCGGTTATCGGGAAAATTCAAAGAATTTGAATCTTTAGGGAATGGAAAATTTCATATTGGAGCAGCGACAAACACAACTCCGGTTTTTCGTCAAATCTCTCAATTAGGCTATACGGGTGCGGAATTTTTAAGTACAATTCCAGGTTGGACCGGCGGTGCGGTAATTCAAAATGCTGGTTGTTATGGGGGTGAACTTTTTGATTTGATTCAGAATGTAGAATTCTTAAGGGATGAAAAACTTTTTATCCGAAAACCTTCGGAAATTAAACATGGGTATCGTTCGACTGAATTTTTAACGGAAAAAGATTCTATTATTCTGGGAATCGAAATTCTTCTCAAAAAAGGCGATATAGAAGAAATCGAGATGTCTTTAAAAGAAAAAAGAGATCGGAGAAATTCTTCGCAGCCGGAAAATAAAAAAAGTGCAGGTTCGGTTTTTAAGAATCCGAAGATTTTTGATGAGAATGGTAAGGAAATTAAAGCTTGGGAATTGATTGATAAGGCTGGCTTGAGAGGTGAAATGAAAGGAGGTGCGCAAATCTCTCCTGATCATTGTAATTTTATCGTGAATCTTGGAACCGCTACAGCTTCTGACGTGAATTACTTGATTAATCTTACCCTAGATAAAGTTTATCAACAAAGTGGTATTCATTTAAATCGAGAGATTGAATATTTCGGTGATATTTCGTGAATTTTTATCGGAGTTCCGACCCATTTATTCACAGTAGATTCTTATTCTTTCGACGCATACATAGAGAGATCGGCTTCATGGATAAGCTCTTCCAACTTTTGAATGGAACCTACGGACATTCCCCAAGTAAAATTGAAAGGCGGCTTATTCTCCTTACATTTTTTTAAAAGAATAGCCATTGCTTCATGAAATCTTCCCTGAGTTTGAACGATTTTTTCTTTA comes from the Leptospira sp. WS92.C1 genome and includes:
- a CDS encoding tetratricopeptide repeat protein; this translates as MKLFSFKICSIFLLSFVCVFNSLSAQTKHEFGWAKGSEGFSFNLNGKTVFQSGNEIQSFPDNLTLLEKSDYLFYAGEYFILNKDVRRYDALLKLSTGSESELVLGGIFLRILKELNFNSKESSRSLLVQFSKNETSPYLKELAEGFDQSIFDKKSPENLKCSRKNVYYSLCKTLRLKKYLGDFKSEAKSHEREYLNLNRTLAPFLEDPELKYIPFLSNFIFNISDQLAELGLSREAVHFQKILIISENLSGRFIGFSYEKLAYYYLIGGDLISAEKVLDYILKYQPDIKTSYKNNLYLKLGTIAYLNQEYKKSLDYYLNLDFLEWSSSILNPFLGEPISINSARDLISMAIWRSKSSFKAVDALKSVSTPKNLTEDDLFTRLRIIQILMNDEPDVAGKMATEITFLAQSKGWKRVEYSSTLLNGFIHYKKNDLRKAIIEFTKAYGILKNADPVYTEEWIRLTGLFYSHKESRSLKTVKGALDQAAAITIYRRPDDMLFQLKNYLPVVYGMREFTDAAIDYYILHGHTTELLGFLSRLEQNEVLGNTAYPNTLVSIMDTSRRIASFRGFFPGVKEHLNSSKSEIRKAEVARLIEELDPFRNQEIKKSHIPVLSVFVREKRTYIFWKPGDSQELELKEIPSESASSFTVQTVLKSLIVSSSKKESMQIYLNVSGMESFDYLRKEFPDIDFRLFTRFSRKDENTTKAERIYISDCKSIENAAKPNFEKIGSAYFEGNKLLSGDHSMMVWNLKVGDNSPGNLNEYYWSCGEDQIRFSRLHRRYDFRNTPQRLVFTRDSLSGNGWKGRSEDFLDWVSFWINSGVNRMYYIKSVDLNSESDINLLEKLSQETNEPESTFRGIRIRKHIE
- a CDS encoding hemolysin family protein translates to MELIGFLIIILLIFANGFFVSAEFALVSIRPSRLEELIKENKPLALITKRAAQKLNDMLSVCQVGITVASLLLGWVGEGYVSRWLNILLDALGYSTSEATVHGLAITVSFTIITFLHILLGELLPKTIAIQNTETIALFISIPLFFFYYIFYPITFFLNALTSFLLRLMGIQENKSRMMHSPEELMIIIEEQNKQGKIDQEEFQIIQNTFQFSEHQAKDVMTHRLSIIGIPHDTTMDALISIIAEHHFSRYPIYEGNTDKIIGIIHVQTYLTWLSNSKRGRKEKVTAIMQPPIFVPEGLSIEKVMQKLRENKQHMAIVIDEYGGVSGLLTLEDIIEEIFGQIRDETDDHETDPFPAQHSDSFTIDGEAELDDLKEILIGVENEEISDIRTIAGFILGRLEDMPEEGSTISLQSGTLTVEKMEGNKILLVRFTRGSLSNKAQSKK
- a CDS encoding phosphopantothenoylcysteine decarboxylase, which encodes MSNLGKEILIAVSGSIAAYKTCELVRNLTKEGFPVTVIMTQHATEFIGPITFEALTGKKVRINEYEEGMAHIDAKNSASVFAIVPATANLIGKMANGIADDLVTSTYLAASCPIIVAPAMNPFMYAQPAVQRNLKRLSDDGIILADPSEGVVVCGDEGYGKLAEISVIQKLILDAYKRNS
- a CDS encoding phosphopantothenoylcysteine decarboxylase codes for the protein MGFSKAIITSGPTREWIDPVRYISNASSGKMGFHIAEEVGKWISNVIYIHGLVLEEYKNPLKASRVFVETTSEMCDALLSEIEDDTLLIMAAAPADFRPVESKDSKIKKEDGTETLILELVKNPDILKTVSSKISKDGIGGCCLVGFAAETNSLEEYALGKLKSKNLDYIVGNYVGKNEQGFGEGDTSVIVYSSVGKAAEIGPFSKEVISEKIVEFLKKETSKKVLKS
- the murB gene encoding UDP-N-acetylmuramate dehydrogenase → MSLSLSESQIRNLKQALESSRIPFRSEVRLSIHSSFKIGGICPVVVEPESSEQILEALFIFRKLEISWKILGGGSNLLISDHPDNFVTLRLSGKFKEFESLGNGKFHIGAATNTTPVFRQISQLGYTGAEFLSTIPGWTGGAVIQNAGCYGGELFDLIQNVEFLRDEKLFIRKPSEIKHGYRSTEFLTEKDSIILGIEILLKKGDIEEIEMSLKEKRDRRNSSQPENKKSAGSVFKNPKIFDENGKEIKAWELIDKAGLRGEMKGGAQISPDHCNFIVNLGTATASDVNYLINLTLDKVYQQSGIHLNREIEYFGDIS